One Setaria viridis chromosome 5, Setaria_viridis_v4.0, whole genome shotgun sequence genomic region harbors:
- the LOC117857389 gene encoding zinc finger BED domain-containing protein RICESLEEPER 2-like, whose translation MGNPNSNDSSMVHDNHMIHGTDTMFEDCEMMLGSNDMVDGCQMIIGDKMDHGGQMILDYKVVDIHDNKMAPDSEVFPGSKMDCGYEIIHYDQTVFHCSEMAQDSEMANGNETVEVTPQTSSRRRRKKSMVWEHFTTEESEGCTKACCNHCKGFFAYSSGSKMAGTSHLKRHITMGHCPVIKGHEPSAGGRDNGGQGTLEKPSKRRRTCAGYANAPFNPDLSSSYLAKMIILHDYPLHIVQQPTFISFIEGLQPRFKVVNTDVMEAEVYAIYLKERDNLLKEVGNIPGRINLTIGWWTTSQTLGYVSIAGQYIDSDWKLHRRMLNFVMAPWSCSGNAVSEAISRSLSQWNMTDKLFTITGDYESSHDIYSVNLRDDLSKKSIPMLRGQFLVVRCYAHILNAAASDVTASVQSVIYKIRESIKFIKSCTSHEQQFTDIIQQLQIPSNKTLCLDIKAQWNTTHLMLLAALDYKQAFTMLEKFNDNYNQAPSAVDWEEVEVACSYLKLLYDSAHSIMATEDPTANIFFHEAWTIQREISSGTDLQDPISSRIAKDVHERFDKYWKDCNVMLAIAVVMDPRFKMKIVEFSYSKIYGPKGVKYVKVVDDAVHELYKEYVRQPLPLVAAHVEHGANGTLPTDEKKILTIPPSTGDALSDFDIYLSEAALSKIPKSELDQYLEEAPLPRIPEFDILKWWKLNALKYPTLSRMARDVLAIPVSTVGRGSVFSSARSEARMLDDYLSSLHPETLEALFCAKDWLQNSPPAPKPPSTTSAKK comes from the coding sequence ATGGGTAATCCAAACAGCAATGACTCTTCGATGGTGCATGACAACCACATGATTCATGGCACTGATACGATGTTCGAAGATTGCGAGATGATGCTTGGTAGCAATGACATGGTGGACGGCTGTCAGATGATTATCGGTGACAAGATGGATCATGGTGGCCAAATGATCCTGGATTACAAGGTTGTCGACATCCATGATAACAAGATGGCTCCTGACAGTGAAGTGTTCCCTGGTAGCAAGATGGATTGTGGTTATGAGATAATCCACTATGACCAAACGGTCTTCCATTGTAGTGAGATGGCTCAAGATAGTGAGATGGCTAATGGTAATGAGACTGTTGAGGTGACACCACAAACCTCCTCAAGGCGCCGAAGAAAGAAGTCCATGGTCTGGGAGCATTTCACTACTGAAGAGTCTGAGGGATGCACAAAAGCATGCTGCAATCACTGTAAAGGATTCTTTGCATACAGTTCTGGCTCAAAAATGGCTGGCACTAGCCATCTGAAGAGGCATATTACCATGGGTCATTGTCCTGTGATCAAAGGTCATGAACCTTCAGCAGGAGGTAGAGACAATGGTGGTCAGGGTACCCTAGAGAAACCTTCTAAGAGGCGCCGCACATGTGCTGGCTATGCAAATGCTCCGTTCAATCCAGACCTTAGTTCATCGTATCTGGCGAAGATGATCATTCTGCATGACTATCCTCTCCATATTGTTCAACAGCCAACCTTCATATCCTTTATTGAGGGTCTGCAGCCACGTTTCAAGGTGGTTAATACAGATGTGATGGAGGCAGAGGTTTATGCAATTTATCTTAAGGAAAGGGATAACCTGCTCAAGGAAGTGGGGAATATTCCTGGAAGGATAAATCTCACAATAGGATGGTGGACCACTAGCCAAACTCTTGGATATGTTTCAATTGCAGGACAATACATTGATTCTGACTGGAAGCTGCACCGAAGAATGCTCAACTTCGTGATGGCCCCTTGGTCTTGTTCAGGGAATGCAGTTAGTGAAGCTATCAGCAGAAGCCTTTCTCAGTGGAACATGACAGACAAACTATTCACCATTACTGGGGATTATGAGTCCTCACATGACATCTACAGTGTGAATCTGAGAGATGACCTCTCAAAAAAGAGCATTCCAATGCTTAGGGGGCAGTTTTTGGTTGTGAGGTGCTATGCCCATATACTGAATGCAGCTGCAAGTGATGTCACTGCTTCAGTACAAAGTGTCATTTACAAAATCCGTGAAAGTATAAAGTTCATAAAATCTTGTACTAGCCATGAGCAGCAGTTTACTGACATCATTCAGCAACTGCAAATTCCAAGTAACAAGACCCTATGTCTCGATATTAAAGCCCAGTGGAATACCACCCATCTCATGCTGCTGGCAGCTCTGGATTATAAGCAGGCATTCACCATGCTGGAGAAATTTAATGATAACTACAATCAAGCACCTTCTGCAGTGGACTGGGAGGAAGTCGAGGTTGCTTGCAGTTATCTTAAGCTGTTGTATGACTCTGCACATAGCATTATGGCGACAGAAGATCCAACTGCAAACATCTTTTTCCATGAGGCTTGGACGATTCAGAGAGAGATTTCAAGTGGCACAGATCTTCAAGATCCAATTTCGAGTAGAATTGCAAAAGATGTGCATGAGAGGTTTGACAAGTACTGGAAAGATTGCAATGTCATGCTGGCCATTGCTGTTGTGATGGATCCCCGTTTCAAGATGAAGATTGTCGAGTTTAGTTACTCCAAAATTTATGGCCCGAAGGGTGTAAAGTATGTCAAGGTAGTCGATGATGCTGTTCATGAGCTTTACAAAGAATATGTTAGACAGCCACTTCCGTTGGTAGCTGCCCATGTTGAGCATGGGGCCAATGGCACTCTGCCTACTGATGAGAAGAAAATCCTAACAATTCCACCTTCCACTGGCGATGCACTTTCAGACTTTGACATCTACCTCTCAGAGGCCGCACTGAGCAAGATCCCAAAGTCAGAGCTAGATCAGTACTTGGAAGAAGCCCCGCTCCCACGCATCCCAGAGTTTGACATTCTGAAGTGGTGGAAGCTTAATGCCCTCAAGTACCCAACTCTCTCAAGGATGGCCCGAGATGTCCTTGCCATCCCAGTCTCCACAGTAGGTCGCGGCTCTGTATTCTCATCAGCTCGAAGTGAAGCCAGGATGCTTGATGACTACCTGAGTTCATTGCACCCTGAAACCTTGGAGGCACTGTTCTGCGCAAAAGACTGGCTACAGAATTCCCCTCCTGCTCCAAAACCACCCAGTACCACATCGGCGAAAAAGTAA